The Brassica napus cultivar Da-Ae chromosome C7, Da-Ae, whole genome shotgun sequence genome has a segment encoding these proteins:
- the LOC106392738 gene encoding uncharacterized protein LOC106392738, which yields MDLAGNSHEYSEGATNFVNSSARRLGSMSEMLCPCRECRNLSHQLLDKIVEHLVIRGMDKKYKSSCWSIHGETRESTQDSGLQYETEAFDFFKTAFSMDEDGPNQTNDNVVETNDDDESAEETEFRKKLRDAESPLYTDCIKHTKVSAIMGLYRFKVKSGVSENYFDQLLVLLQDMLSEDNVLPKSMDAIKKFLKIFGFGYDNIHACKNDCILYSKEFEKLESCPRCKVSRWEKDKNINELKVEIPAKVLRYFLIKDRLRRMFRSKKMAEDMRWHYTNATEDGTMRHPVDSISWAQVNDKWPDFAVEPRNLRLGISTDGMNPFSMQNTNHSTWLVLLVNYNTPPTMCMKAENIMLTLLIPGPTAPGNNIDVYLAPLIDDLKDLWAEGIEVYDSFAKENFTLRALLLWSISDYPGLETFSGCKVKGKQACNVCGKDTPSRWLKFSRKFVYMGNRRRLPPDHRYRYKKAWFDNTVEEGNANRIQTGTEIYETLQAFRNDFGRPLDKESKRKRSELEDDEMVQEEECEESNDLWRWKKRSIFFEPPYWKDMPVRHNIDVMHVEKNVSDGILSILMQSSKSKDGLKARKDLEDIGIRSHLHTEIRGSKTYLPPAAYWLSKKEKTIFLQRLSKFRGPDGYCGNIANSVSVNPPNICSLKSHDHHVLVVSTHPSHVKEEDGFILVNLHMNQAAYLKDPFILPSQAKQVFYSREDDNSNWYVVIRAPPRGYHELET from the exons ATGGATTTGGCTGG GAATAGTCACGAGTACTCAGAAGGAGCAACTAATTTCGTGAATTCATCAGCAAGAAGATTGGGAAGCATGTCTGAAATGCTATGCCCTTGCAGAGAATGCCGCAATTTAAGCCATCAGTTACTCGATAAAATAGTCGAGCATCTAGTGATTAGGGGTATGGATAAGAAGTATAAGAGCTCTTGTTGGAGTATTCATGGCGAGACAAGAGAATCTACACAAGACAGTGGTCTTCAATATGAAACGGAGGCATTTGATTTCTTTAAGACAGCATTCTCTATGGATGAAGATGGTCCGAATCAGACGAATGACAATGTGGTGGAGacaaatgatgatgatgaatcagcAGAGGAAACTGAATTTAggaaaaagttaagagacgCTGAATCGCCATTGTACACGGATTGTATCAAACACACGAAGGTTTCAGCAATCATGGGACTTTACAGATTCAAGGTTAAAAGTGGTGTGTCTGAGAACTACTTTGATCAGCTGTTGGTTTTGCTTCAGGACATGCTATCTGAAGACAATGTTCTTCCGAAGAGTATGGATGCAATCAAGAAATTTTTGAAGATATTTGGTTTCGGCTACGACAATATTCATGCTTGCAAGAATGATTGCATACTCTATAGCAAGGAGTTTGAGAAGCTAGAAAGCTGTCCAAGATGCAAAGTTTCAAGATGGGAGAAAGATAAGAACATCAATGAGTTAAAGGTTGAGATTCCAGCTAAGGTCCTTAGATATTTTCTAATCAAGGACAGACTTAGGAGGATGTTTAGATCAAAAAAGATGGCTGAAGATATGCGTTGGCACTATACCAATGCCACTGAAGATGGTACAATGCGACACCCCGTTGATTCTATCTCTTGGGCACAAGTGAATGATAAATGGCCAGACTTTGCTGTTGAACCAAGGAATCTTCGACTTGGAATTTCTACAGATGGGATGAACCCTTTCTCCATGCAAAACACCAATCACAGCACATGGCTAGTGTTGTTAGTGAACTACAACACGCCTCCAACTATGTGTATGAAGGCTGAGAACATAATGTTGACTTTGTTGATCCCTGGTCCAACAGCTCCTGGTAATAACATAGATGTTTACTTAGCACCATTGATAGACGATTTGAAAGATTTGTGGGCTGAGGGTATTGAAGTCTATGACTCATTTGCGAAGGAGAATTTCACACTGAGAGCCTTGCTGCTTTGGAGTATCAGTGACTATCCAGGCTTAGAAACATTTTCTGGATGTAAAGTGAAGGGGAAACAAGCCTGCAATGTATGTGGAAAGGATACACCTTCTAGGTGGCTTAAGTTCAGCCGTAAGTTTGTCTACATGGGAAATAGAAGGAGACTACCGCCTGACCATCGTTACAGATATAAAAAAGCTTGGTTTGACAACACTGTTGAGGAAGGGAATGCTAATAGGATACAAACTGGCACTGAAATATATGAGACACTACAAGCTTTTAGGAATGATTTTGGAAGACCTCTAGATAaggaaagtaaaagaaaaagatcagagttggaagatgatgaGATGGTTCAAGAAGAAGAGTGTGAGGAATCAAATGATCTCTGGCGGTGGAAGAAGAGATCGATATTCTTTGAACCACCTTACTGGAAG GATATGCCAGTTCGCCACAATATTGACGTTATGCACGTTGAAAAGAATGTGTCGGATGGTATATTGTCTATCTTGATGCAAAGTTCAAAGTCAAAAGATGGTTTGAAGGCAAGAAAAGACTTAGAAGATATTGGAATCAGAAGTCACTTGCACACAGAGATTAGGGGTTCGAAAACATACTTACCTCCAGCAGCGTATTGGTTATCCAAGAAAGAGAAAACCATTTTCTTGCAAAGGTTATCTAAGTTTAGAGGTCCTGATGGTTATTGTGGTAATATTGCGAATAGTGTTTCAGTTAACCCTCCAAATATATGTAGTTTAAAGTCGCATGATCATCACGTGCTA GTTGTGTCAACGCATCCTTCACATGTGAAGGAAGAAGATGGCTTCATTCTTGTTAACCTTCACATGAACCAAGCAGCTTATCTGAAAGATCCATTCATTCTGCCCTCTCAAGCAAAACAGGTTTTCTACTCTAGGGAAGATGATAATTCTAATTGGTATGTTGTTATAAGAGCACCACCTAGAGGCTATCATGAGTTGGAAACATAA